The Triticum aestivum cultivar Chinese Spring chromosome 3A, IWGSC CS RefSeq v2.1, whole genome shotgun sequence genome includes a region encoding these proteins:
- the LOC123061512 gene encoding protein SEH1, producing the protein MADHKVAQLGPGAACCGWNHCGRRLAAGAVDGSVSVYDSQPSPSSKWQAHEHAIVAVVWLPPDYGDAIACVCADGTLSLWEEIAEDDQLPIWRKCKVFEGGSSHILNVQFGVLLSSLKMVIAYSDGQVKVYELLDSLELDKWQLQAELQNITDPVSRIGKPACISASIAWSPRRGEGQQASFAIGFNSDSPNFNSCKIWEFEEAHQRWLPLIELGSPEDKGERVHALAWAPNIGRPYEMIAVATCKGIAVWHVGFNPESDGRLSTENVAVLPSHNGEVWQLEWDMGGMTLASTGVDGMVRLWQANLNGVWHEQAVLDCNGSHQ; encoded by the exons ATGGCGGATCATAAGGTGGCTCAGTTGGGGCCTGGAGCTGCGTGCTGCGGCTGGAACCACTGCGGCCGGCGCCTAGCCGCCGGCGCCGTCGATGGGTCCGTTTCCGTCTACGATTCTCAGCCGTCCCCCTCCTCCAAGTGGCAG GCCCATGAGCATGCCATAGTGGCTGTCGTCTGGCTTCCTCCGGACTACGGGGATGCTATAGCTTGTGTCTGTGCTGACGGTACACTGTCTTTGTGGGAGGAGATTGCTGAAG ATGATCAACTTCCAATCTGGAGAAAATGTAAAGTCTTTGAGGGTGGCAGTTCCCACATCCTAAATGTACAGTTTGGTGTGCTGCTGTCAAGTCTGAAAATG GTTATTGCATACTCAGATGGTCAAGTGAAAGTCTATGAACTTTTGGATTCGTTGGAATTGGACAAGTGGCAGCTTCAG GCAGAGCTACAGAATATTACCGATCCTGTTTCCAGAATTGGGAAGCCAGCATGCATTTCTGCATCAATTGCATGGAGTCCAAGAAGAGGTGAAGGCCAGCAGGCTAGTTTTGCTATTGGTTTCAATTCGGATTCTCCAAACTTTAACTCTTGCAAG atttgggagtttgaagaAGCTCACCAGCGCTGGCTTCCACTTATTGAACTTGGTTCACCGGAGGATAAGGGGGAGAGAGTACATGCTCTAGCATGGGCTCCTAACATTGGCAG ACCATATGAGATGATAGCAGTTGCAACCTGCAAAGGCATTGCAGTGTGGCATGTAGGCTTCAACCCTGAATCTGACGGCAGACTGTCAACAGAGAATGTTGCTGTACTTCCCAGCCACAATGGGGAG GTATGGCAACTGGAATGGGACATGGGCGGTATGACGCTCGCATCGACCGGAGTGGATGGCATGGTTAGGCTATGGCAAGCCAACTTAAATGGAGTTTGGCATGAGCAGGCTGTGCTTGACTGCAATGGGTCACACCAGTAA
- the LOC123061511 gene encoding MYB-like transcription factor TCL2 isoform X2: protein MSSESLGKNSKIMGGRERKVNSTAKHFVDFTEAEEDLVFRMHRLVGNRWELIAGRIPGRTAEEVEMFWAKRHQDQ from the exons ATGAGCAGCGAAAGCTTGGGCAAGAACTCCAAGATCATGGGTGGCCGTGAAAGAAAAG TTAATAGCACCGCAAAGCATTTTGTTGATTTCACAGAAGCAGAGGAAGATCTTGTTTTCAGAATGCACAGGCTTGTCGGGAACAG GTGGGAACTTATAGCTGGAAGAATCCCCGGAAGAACAGCAGAAGAAGTAGAGATGTTCTGGGCAAAAAGGCACCAGGACCAATGA
- the LOC123061511 gene encoding MYB-like transcription factor TCL2 isoform X1, whose protein sequence is MSSESLGKNSKIMGGRERKEVNSTAKHFVDFTEAEEDLVFRMHRLVGNRWELIAGRIPGRTAEEVEMFWAKRHQDQ, encoded by the exons ATGAGCAGCGAAAGCTTGGGCAAGAACTCCAAGATCATGGGTGGCCGTGAAAGAAAAG AAGTTAATAGCACCGCAAAGCATTTTGTTGATTTCACAGAAGCAGAGGAAGATCTTGTTTTCAGAATGCACAGGCTTGTCGGGAACAG GTGGGAACTTATAGCTGGAAGAATCCCCGGAAGAACAGCAGAAGAAGTAGAGATGTTCTGGGCAAAAAGGCACCAGGACCAATGA